The genomic window GCCTGAGTCATGACCCGCTCCTTTCTCACTGCGTGTGAAGATTAGTTGCGTCGTTTAAAAATTGGTGTCAAGGGGATGTTAGTCGTGCAGATCCCGTGACCGTCCGCGATGGAGGCCAAAGGCTGCACGTGCTTGCCTAACAGGGCGGAAAAGACCTCCTGCTCCGCTTCACACAACTCGGGGTGCTCCGCTGCCACGTGAGCCACGGGGCAATGGTGCTGACAAATCTGCACTCCGTGCCCCGCGCTGGTCACGGTGGCGGCGTAACCGTGGTCGTCCAAGGCCGCGGCGAGCTCCGCCGCGATCTCTTCCACGGATTCGCCCTCCTGGACCAAGGGTTCCACGTCCGCCAGCAGCCGCTCCATGCGGGCTTTCGCAAATTGCTTGACGGCCGCGGAGCCGCCGACTTCCCGAAGGGCAGTCAGCGCCTCGGAGGCGAGTTCGTCGTAGGCGTGCCCGAACTGGGCCCGCCCCTTGTCGGTGAGGCGGAAATGTTTGGCGGGGCGCCCGCGCCCGGCCGGTTCCCCGTACTTGGGGTGCGGCCGGCGGTGGACCACCTCCGTCAAATCCTCTTCCACCAGGATGTCTAGATGGCGTCGCACGCCCGCGGCGGAAAGCCCCAGGCGCTTTCCCAGGTACGAAGCGGTGACCGGACCGTCCTTGAGTAGCAGAAGCATGACTTGGCGTCGGGTATCCCCCTCCGTGGAGCGGGACTCCTTTGCCCGGCTAGCCGCCGCGGCAGCTCGCGCCTTCTCAGTCATGTCTTCCACCTCCTTGCACACTCGCCGTGCACGTTCACAAGTCGTATCCGAGTCAGCCCCGACGATACCCGGGCTAACACTTTAGACAACACTAGTGTTCCCTAATTCATTCCCGAATGCCACCAACGCAGGTTATCGGCGTGCCGCCCGCGGGCCCCCGCGGGTGGAGTGCGTAAAGTAGACGCCGATGAAACAGATTTTCGCCGACGGTCTCGCCTCGCTGAGATCCGC from Corynebacterium confusum includes these protein-coding regions:
- a CDS encoding helix-turn-helix transcriptional regulator, translating into MTEKARAAAAASRAKESRSTEGDTRRQVMLLLLKDGPVTASYLGKRLGLSAAGVRRHLDILVEEDLTEVVHRRPHPKYGEPAGRGRPAKHFRLTDKGRAQFGHAYDELASEALTALREVGGSAAVKQFAKARMERLLADVEPLVQEGESVEEIAAELAAALDDHGYAATVTSAGHGVQICQHHCPVAHVAAEHPELCEAEQEVFSALLGKHVQPLASIADGHGICTTNIPLTPIFKRRN